A stretch of the Pseudomonas helvetica genome encodes the following:
- a CDS encoding metallophosphoesterase: MTLYKERVWLVCLALALVIPVVYGASAAETPRHMVFVSDSQYPWTDLTDDNLPDPNKEARSKELIELQYSDISSFRKLNGGASRIPVMINGDITAFGHGGERSYMKSVFENKLEGLYDFGLGNHDYANNVDDCFLNSCAAGSVNDLKDRYWGKVESMDLAARSSGVGTIFYGSLAYSKNIGDVHMVQLNNEPTYTVSFTSGNPLAPTTFEITPALDWLERDLKRAREEGKIIILNMHKVYQWDGNDEQISRFKQIVEKYKVTAVFGGHDHWGAGTYFDWGKSQYFGDVPVFLSGSASQQTYLIASFTADRQSLAVSVVRNSNWPSRKLDQVIPVLK, translated from the coding sequence ATGACTTTATATAAAGAGCGTGTGTGGCTGGTGTGCCTTGCACTGGCGTTGGTTATCCCTGTGGTCTATGGCGCCTCGGCGGCAGAGACGCCGCGCCATATGGTGTTTGTATCGGATTCGCAATACCCCTGGACTGATCTCACGGATGATAATCTTCCGGATCCCAACAAGGAGGCGCGCTCAAAAGAGCTGATAGAGTTGCAGTACTCCGATATTTCAAGTTTCAGGAAGTTGAATGGCGGCGCATCCCGCATACCGGTGATGATTAACGGTGATATCACAGCCTTTGGTCATGGTGGCGAACGTTCATACATGAAGTCGGTTTTCGAGAATAAACTGGAGGGGCTATATGATTTCGGGCTGGGTAATCATGACTATGCCAATAACGTGGACGACTGTTTCCTGAATAGCTGTGCGGCTGGTAGTGTCAACGACCTCAAGGATCGCTACTGGGGAAAAGTCGAATCCATGGATCTGGCGGCAAGAAGCTCGGGCGTGGGGACGATCTTTTATGGCAGCCTCGCTTACTCGAAAAATATCGGTGATGTGCACATGGTTCAATTGAATAATGAACCGACCTATACCGTCAGTTTTACCTCCGGCAATCCACTTGCTCCGACAACGTTTGAAATTACCCCTGCGCTTGACTGGCTGGAGCGGGATTTAAAGAGGGCGAGAGAGGAGGGCAAAATCATTATTCTGAATATGCACAAGGTTTATCAGTGGGACGGCAACGACGAGCAGATTTCGAGATTCAAACAGATCGTCGAGAAATACAAGGTAACGGCGGTCTTTGGTGGGCATGATCACTGGGGTGCGGGGACTTACTTTGATTGGGGCAAGTCACAGTACTTTGGTGATGTACCGGTCTTTCTAAGTGGCTCTGCCTCCCAACAAACTTATCTGATTGCCAGTTTTACCGCTGATCGGCAGTCGCTGGCGGTCAGCGTTGTTCGCAACAGTAACTGGCCAAGCCGAAAGCTCGATCAGGTCATCCCGGTCTTGAAGTAG
- the ccoP gene encoding cytochrome-c oxidase, cbb3-type subunit III has product MTTFWSLYVTVLSLGTIFALTWLLLSTRKGQRAEQTDETVGHAFDGIEEYDNPLPKWWFMLFVGTIIFALGYLVLYPGLGNWKGLLPGYGYLDNEKQTAFANGQSGWTGVHEWEKEMAKSDAKFGPIFAKFAAMPIEEVAKDPQALKMGGRLFASNCSVCHGSDAKGAYGFPNLTDEDWRWGGEPQTIKTTIMGGRHAMMPAWGEVIGEQGVSDVAAFVLTNLDGRKLPEGAKADPVAGQKIFAANCVACHGPEGKGTPAMGAPNLTHPAAFIYGSSFAQLQQTIRYGRQGQMPAQEQLQGNDKVHLLAAYVYSLSHGEKAADAE; this is encoded by the coding sequence ATGACTACGTTCTGGAGTCTGTACGTCACAGTCCTCAGTCTGGGTACCATTTTCGCCCTGACCTGGCTGCTGCTGTCGACCCGCAAGGGCCAGCGCGCCGAGCAGACGGATGAGACGGTTGGCCACGCCTTCGACGGGATCGAGGAGTACGACAACCCGCTGCCGAAATGGTGGTTCATGCTGTTTGTCGGCACCATCATCTTCGCCCTCGGCTACCTGGTGCTGTACCCGGGCCTGGGCAACTGGAAAGGCCTGCTGCCGGGTTACGGCTACCTCGACAACGAGAAGCAGACCGCGTTCGCCAACGGCCAGTCCGGCTGGACCGGCGTTCACGAGTGGGAAAAGGAAATGGCCAAGTCGGATGCCAAGTTCGGTCCGATCTTCGCCAAATTCGCAGCCATGCCAATTGAAGAAGTTGCCAAGGACCCACAAGCCCTGAAGATGGGTGGCCGCCTGTTCGCCTCCAACTGCTCGGTTTGCCACGGCTCCGACGCCAAAGGCGCTTACGGCTTTCCTAACCTGACCGACGAAGACTGGCGTTGGGGCGGCGAGCCACAAACCATCAAGACCACCATCATGGGCGGCCGTCACGCGATGATGCCGGCTTGGGGTGAAGTGATCGGCGAGCAAGGCGTCAGCGACGTTGCCGCGTTCGTGCTGACCAACCTCGATGGCCGCAAGCTGCCGGAAGGCGCCAAGGCCGATCCGGTTGCCGGCCAGAAGATTTTCGCTGCCAACTGCGTGGCTTGCCACGGTCCGGAAGGTAAAGGCACCCCAGCCATGGGTGCACCTAACCTGACCCACCCGGCCGCGTTCATCTACGGTTCGAGCTTTGCTCAACTGCAGCAGACCATCCGTTACGGCCGTCAGGGCCAGATGCCTGCGCAAGAACAGCTGCAAGGCAACGATAAGGTTCACCTGCTGGCCGCTTACGTCTACAGCCTGTCTCACGGTGAGAAAGCTGCTGACGCCGAGTAA
- a CDS encoding CcoQ/FixQ family Cbb3-type cytochrome c oxidase assembly chaperone, with protein sequence MDIGMIRGLGTVVVMVAFIGLALWVFSPKRKSEFEDATLLPFADDPEAIKHVEQASRSNKE encoded by the coding sequence ATGGATATCGGGATGATTCGTGGCCTGGGCACCGTTGTCGTGATGGTTGCCTTTATCGGTCTGGCGCTGTGGGTGTTCAGCCCCAAGCGCAAATCGGAGTTTGAAGACGCGACCTTGCTGCCTTTCGCGGATGATCCCGAAGCCATCAAGCACGTCGAGCAAGCTTCTAGGAGTAACAAAGAATGA
- the ccoO gene encoding cytochrome-c oxidase, cbb3-type subunit II yields the protein MKHEAVEKNIGLLAFFMVIAVSIGGLTQIVPLFFQDVTNKPVEGMKPRPALELEGRDIFIANGCVGCHSQMIRPFRAETERYGHYSVAGESVWDHPFLWGSKRTGPDLARVGGRYSDDWQRAHLYNPRNVVPESKMPAYPFLVENKLDGKDTAKKMEVLRTLGVPYTDEDIAGAKDAVKGKTEMDALVAYLQGLGTIIKSKR from the coding sequence ATGAAGCATGAAGCAGTCGAGAAGAATATTGGCCTGCTGGCCTTCTTCATGGTCATCGCCGTCAGCATCGGCGGCCTGACCCAGATCGTCCCGTTGTTTTTTCAGGACGTGACCAACAAGCCGGTTGAAGGCATGAAGCCACGCCCGGCACTGGAACTTGAAGGCCGTGACATTTTCATCGCCAACGGTTGTGTCGGCTGCCACTCGCAGATGATCCGTCCGTTCCGTGCTGAAACCGAACGTTATGGCCACTACTCGGTAGCCGGTGAAAGCGTCTGGGACCACCCGTTCCTGTGGGGCTCCAAGCGTACCGGTCCGGACCTGGCCCGCGTTGGCGGTCGTTACTCCGATGACTGGCAGCGTGCGCACTTGTACAACCCGCGCAACGTGGTGCCAGAGTCGAAAATGCCGGCTTACCCGTTCCTCGTGGAAAACAAGCTCGACGGCAAGGACACCGCGAAGAAAATGGAAGTCTTGCGCACCCTCGGCGTTCCTTACACCGACGAAGACATCGCCGGTGCAAAAGATGCCGTGAAGGGCAAAACCGAAATGGACGCGCTGGTGGCCTATCTGCAAGGCCTGGGCACCATCATCAAAAGCAAACGGTGA
- the ccoN gene encoding cytochrome-c oxidase, cbb3-type subunit I has protein sequence MSTAISPTAYNYKVVRQFAIMTVVWGILGMGLGVFIASQLVWPELNFGLPWTTFGRLRPLHTNLVIFAFGGCALFATSYYVVQRTCQTRLISDSLAAFHFWGWQAVIVGAIVTLPLGYTTTKEYAELEWPLAILLAIVWVTYGLVFFGTIVKRKTKHIYVGNWFYGAFIVVTAMLHIVNHASLPVSFFKSYSAYAGATDAMIQWWYGHNAVGFFLTTGFLGMMYYFVPKQAERPIYSYRLSIVHFWALITLYIWAGPHHLHYTALPDWAQSLGMAMSIILLAPSWGGMINGMMTLSGAWHKLRTDPILRFLVVSLAFYGMSTFEGPMMAIKTVNSLSHYTDWTIGHVHAGALGWVAMISIGALYHMIPKIFGRAQMHSIGLINTHFWLATIGTVLYIASMWVNGITQGLMWRAINDDGTLTYSFVEALQASHPGFIVRALGGAFFASGMLFMAYNVFRTVRASNPEDAEAAAQIAVVGAH, from the coding sequence ATGAGCACAGCAATCAGTCCGACTGCTTATAACTATAAGGTAGTCCGCCAGTTCGCCATCATGACGGTGGTCTGGGGGATCCTTGGCATGGGGCTCGGTGTCTTCATCGCCTCACAACTGGTCTGGCCGGAGTTGAATTTCGGCCTGCCGTGGACGACGTTTGGACGCCTACGCCCGTTGCACACCAACTTGGTGATTTTCGCCTTCGGTGGTTGTGCACTGTTTGCCACTTCCTATTACGTCGTGCAGCGAACCTGCCAAACGCGACTGATTTCCGACAGCCTCGCCGCCTTCCACTTCTGGGGTTGGCAAGCGGTGATCGTCGGCGCGATCGTTACCTTGCCGCTGGGTTACACCACCACCAAGGAATACGCGGAACTGGAATGGCCCCTGGCTATCCTGCTGGCTATCGTCTGGGTCACCTACGGCCTGGTGTTCTTCGGCACCATCGTCAAGCGCAAAACCAAGCACATCTACGTCGGCAACTGGTTCTACGGTGCCTTCATCGTCGTGACGGCGATGCTGCACATCGTCAACCACGCGTCCTTGCCGGTCAGTTTCTTCAAGTCCTATTCGGCGTACGCCGGTGCGACTGATGCCATGATCCAGTGGTGGTACGGCCACAACGCGGTAGGTTTCTTCCTGACCACCGGCTTCCTGGGGATGATGTACTACTTCGTGCCGAAACAGGCCGAGCGTCCGATCTACTCGTATCGCCTGTCGATCGTGCACTTCTGGGCACTGATCACCCTGTACATCTGGGCTGGCCCGCACCACCTGCACTACACCGCACTGCCGGACTGGGCTCAGTCGCTGGGCATGGCGATGTCGATCATCCTGCTGGCGCCAAGCTGGGGCGGGATGATCAACGGCATGATGACCCTGTCGGGCGCCTGGCATAAGCTGCGCACCGACCCGATCCTGCGCTTTTTGGTCGTGTCCCTGGCGTTCTACGGCATGTCGACCTTCGAAGGCCCGATGATGGCCATCAAGACTGTCAACTCGCTGTCTCACTACACTGACTGGACCATCGGCCACGTACACGCCGGTGCCTTGGGCTGGGTAGCGATGATTTCGATCGGTGCGCTGTACCACATGATCCCGAAAATCTTCGGTCGTGCGCAGATGCACAGCATCGGCCTGATCAACACGCACTTCTGGCTCGCGACTATCGGCACCGTGCTCTACATCGCTTCGATGTGGGTCAACGGCATCACCCAGGGCCTGATGTGGCGTGCAATCAACGATGACGGCACCCTCACCTACTCCTTCGTTGAAGCCCTGCAAGCCAGCCACCCTGGTTTCATCGTTCGCGCCCTTGGCGGTGCGTTCTTTGCCAGCGGCATGCTGTTCATGGCGTACAACGTGTTCCGCACCGTACGCGCCTCGAATCCGGAAGATGCTGAAGCCGCCGCTCAGATCGCTGTCGTTGGAGCTCACTGA